One Streptomyces fagopyri DNA window includes the following coding sequences:
- the rsmA gene encoding 16S rRNA (adenine(1518)-N(6)/adenine(1519)-N(6))-dimethyltransferase RsmA: MNSPTPDALLGPAEVRELAGALGVRPTKQRGQNFVIDANTVRRIVRTAGVREDDVVVEVGPGLGSLTLALLEAADRVVAVEIDDVLAGALPATVTARMPARADRFALVHSDAMQVTELPGPGPTALVANLPYNVAVPVLLHMLDTFPTIERTLVMVQAEVADRLAADPGSKVYGVPSVKANWYAEVKRAGSIGRNVFWPAPNVDSGLVALTRRAEPVATTASRREVFAVVDAAFAQRRKTLRAALAGWAGSPVAAEAALVAAGVSPQARGESLTVEEFARIAENRDAGNAAENKEPVQP, translated from the coding sequence GTGAACAGCCCCACCCCCGACGCCCTCCTGGGCCCCGCCGAGGTCCGCGAACTCGCGGGCGCGCTCGGCGTCCGGCCCACCAAGCAGCGCGGCCAGAACTTCGTGATCGACGCCAACACCGTGCGCCGCATCGTGCGCACCGCCGGCGTCCGGGAGGACGACGTGGTCGTCGAGGTGGGCCCCGGCCTCGGCTCGCTGACCCTCGCGCTGCTGGAGGCGGCCGACCGGGTGGTCGCCGTCGAGATCGACGACGTCCTCGCGGGCGCGCTCCCCGCGACCGTCACGGCCCGCATGCCGGCCCGCGCCGACCGGTTCGCGCTCGTGCACTCCGACGCCATGCAGGTGACCGAGCTCCCGGGCCCCGGGCCCACCGCGCTCGTGGCCAACCTCCCGTACAACGTCGCCGTACCCGTGCTGCTGCACATGCTCGACACCTTCCCGACCATCGAGCGCACCCTCGTCATGGTGCAGGCGGAGGTCGCCGACCGGCTCGCCGCCGACCCGGGCTCGAAGGTGTACGGCGTGCCGAGCGTCAAGGCCAACTGGTACGCCGAGGTCAAGCGCGCCGGCTCGATCGGCCGCAACGTCTTCTGGCCCGCCCCGAACGTCGACAGCGGCCTCGTGGCCCTCACCCGGCGCGCCGAGCCCGTGGCGACGACCGCCTCCAGGCGCGAGGTCTTCGCCGTCGTCGACGCCGCCTTCGCCCAGCGCCGCAAGACCCTGCGTGCCGCCCTGGCCGGCTGGGCGGGATCCCCCGTCGCGGCCGAGGCCGCGCTCGTCGCCGCCGGGGTCTCGCCGCAGGCCCGCGGCGAGTCCCTCACCGTCGAGGAGTTCGCCCGCATCGCGGAGAACCGCGACGCCGGGAACGCCGCCGAGAACAAGGAGCCGGTCCAGCCGTGA
- a CDS encoding 4-(cytidine 5'-diphospho)-2-C-methyl-D-erythritol kinase, translating into MTQTVTVRVPAKVNVQLSVGGARPDGFHDLANVFLAVGLYDEVTVTPADELRVTCSGPDADQVPLDRTNLAARAALELARRHGIEPAVHLHIAKDIPVAGGMAGGSADGAGALLACDALWGTGASRAELLDICAELGSDVPFSLVGGAALGIGRGERLRTLDVGGTFHWVFAVAERGLSTPAVFREFDRLNEGVRIPEPVASQELFDALAKGDAAALAATVSNDLQPAALSLFPALADTLTAGRSSGALAALVSGSGPTTGFLAADAESARTVAGALRASGTCRTVRVTDGPAQGATII; encoded by the coding sequence GTGACGCAGACGGTGACGGTACGCGTCCCTGCCAAGGTCAACGTCCAGCTCTCCGTCGGCGGCGCCCGCCCCGACGGGTTCCACGACCTGGCCAACGTGTTTCTCGCGGTCGGCCTGTACGACGAGGTCACGGTGACGCCGGCGGACGAGCTGCGCGTCACCTGCTCGGGCCCCGACGCCGACCAGGTCCCCCTGGACCGTACGAACCTCGCGGCCCGCGCCGCACTCGAACTCGCCCGCCGCCACGGCATCGAACCCGCCGTGCACCTCCACATCGCCAAGGACATCCCCGTCGCGGGCGGCATGGCGGGCGGCAGTGCCGACGGCGCCGGTGCGCTGCTCGCCTGCGACGCCCTGTGGGGAACCGGCGCCTCGCGCGCGGAACTCCTCGACATCTGCGCCGAGTTGGGCAGCGACGTGCCGTTCAGTCTGGTCGGCGGGGCGGCTCTCGGCATCGGACGCGGCGAACGGCTGCGCACGCTGGACGTCGGCGGGACCTTCCACTGGGTCTTCGCCGTCGCCGAGCGCGGGCTGTCGACCCCGGCGGTCTTCCGGGAGTTCGACCGGCTCAACGAAGGGGTGCGGATCCCCGAACCGGTCGCCTCGCAGGAGCTGTTCGACGCTCTGGCGAAGGGCGACGCCGCCGCCCTCGCGGCCACGGTCTCCAACGACCTCCAGCCCGCCGCCCTCTCCCTCTTCCCGGCCCTCGCCGACACCCTCACCGCGGGCCGCTCCTCGGGAGCCCTCGCCGCGCTGGTCTCCGGCTCGGGGCCGACCACCGGCTTCCTCGCGGCCGACGCCGAGTCCGCGCGGACGGTGGCCGGGGCACTGCGCGCCTCCGGAACCTGCCGGACGGTGAGGGTCACCGACGGCCCCGCGCAGGGCGCCACCATCATCTGA
- a CDS encoding ABC-F family ATP-binding cassette domain-containing protein, which produces MAVNLVNVESVSKVYGTRALLDGVSLGVSEGDRIGVVGRNGDGKTTLIRMLAKLEEADTGRVTHSGGLHLGVLTQHDSLDPTATVRHEVIRDLADHEWAGNSKIRDVLTGLFGGLDLPGFPQGLDTVIGPLSGGERRRIALAKLLIEEQDLIILDEPTNHLDVEGIAWLARHLRERRSALVCVTHDRWFLDQVCTRMWDVQKGSVYEYEGGYSDYVFARAERERIAATEEVKRQNLVRKELAWLRRGAPARTSKPRFRVEAANELIADVPPPRDKSELMKFASSRLGRTVFDLEDVTVQAGPKVLLKHLTWHLGPGDRVGLVGVNGAGKTSLLRAMAEAARSEGERQPAAGRIVTGKTVKLAYLSQEVAELDPTWRVLQAVQAVRDRVDLGTGRELTAGQLCETFGFNKEKQWTPVGDLSGGERRRLQLLRLLMDEPNVLFLDEPTNDLDIETLTQLEDLLDGWPGSMVVISHDRFFVERTTDNVFALLGDATLRMLPRGIDEYLERRKRIEEVAAAAVLAAAPAPAKAASAADARAAKKELQKIERQLDKISERETKLHTQIADNATDFGKVAELDAELRGLTGEREELELRWLELAEDA; this is translated from the coding sequence ATGGCCGTCAACCTGGTCAATGTCGAGTCCGTCAGCAAGGTGTACGGCACCCGTGCCCTGCTCGACGGAGTCTCCCTCGGCGTCAGCGAGGGCGACCGGATCGGTGTGGTCGGGCGGAACGGCGACGGCAAGACCACCCTCATCCGCATGCTGGCCAAGCTGGAGGAGGCCGACACCGGACGCGTCACGCACTCCGGTGGCCTGCACCTGGGGGTGCTGACGCAGCACGACTCGCTCGACCCCACGGCCACCGTCCGCCACGAGGTCATCCGCGACCTCGCCGACCACGAGTGGGCGGGGAACTCCAAGATCCGGGACGTGCTGACCGGACTCTTCGGCGGACTGGACCTGCCCGGGTTCCCGCAGGGACTGGACACCGTCATCGGCCCCCTCTCCGGAGGTGAGCGCCGCCGTATCGCCCTCGCCAAGCTGCTCATCGAGGAGCAGGACCTGATCATCCTCGACGAGCCCACCAACCACCTGGACGTGGAGGGCATCGCCTGGCTCGCCCGGCACCTGCGGGAGCGCCGCTCCGCGCTGGTGTGCGTCACCCACGACCGGTGGTTCCTCGACCAGGTCTGCACCCGGATGTGGGACGTGCAGAAGGGCTCGGTGTACGAGTACGAGGGCGGCTACTCCGACTACGTCTTCGCACGGGCCGAGCGTGAGCGCATCGCCGCCACCGAGGAGGTCAAGCGGCAGAACCTGGTCCGCAAGGAGCTCGCCTGGCTGCGCCGCGGCGCCCCCGCCCGTACCTCCAAGCCCCGCTTCCGCGTCGAGGCCGCCAACGAGCTGATCGCGGACGTGCCGCCGCCCCGCGACAAGAGCGAGCTGATGAAGTTCGCCAGCTCCCGGCTCGGCAGAACCGTCTTCGACCTGGAGGACGTGACCGTCCAGGCCGGACCCAAGGTGCTGCTCAAGCACCTGACCTGGCACCTCGGCCCCGGCGACCGGGTCGGGCTGGTGGGCGTGAACGGCGCCGGAAAGACCTCGCTGCTGCGCGCCATGGCCGAGGCGGCCCGCAGCGAGGGCGAGCGGCAGCCCGCCGCCGGCCGGATCGTCACCGGCAAGACCGTCAAGCTCGCCTACCTCTCCCAGGAGGTCGCCGAGCTCGACCCGACCTGGCGGGTGCTCCAGGCCGTCCAGGCGGTGCGTGACCGCGTCGACCTCGGCACGGGCCGCGAGCTGACCGCCGGGCAGCTGTGCGAGACGTTCGGTTTCAACAAGGAGAAGCAGTGGACGCCGGTCGGCGACCTGAGCGGTGGTGAGCGACGGCGGCTCCAGCTGCTGCGGCTGCTCATGGACGAGCCCAACGTGCTCTTCCTCGACGAGCCGACCAACGACCTCGACATCGAGACGCTGACCCAGCTGGAGGACCTGCTCGACGGCTGGCCCGGTTCCATGGTCGTGATCTCCCACGACCGGTTCTTCGTCGAGCGGACCACGGACAACGTGTTCGCCCTGCTCGGCGACGCCACGCTGCGCATGCTGCCGCGCGGGATCGACGAGTACCTGGAGCGGCGCAAGCGGATCGAGGAGGTCGCCGCGGCCGCCGTGCTCGCCGCCGCCCCGGCGCCCGCCAAGGCCGCCTCGGCCGCCGACGCGCGCGCCGCCAAGAAGGAACTGCAGAAGATCGAGCGGCAGCTCGACAAGATCTCCGAGCGGGAGACCAAGCTGCACACCCAAATCGCCGACAACGCGACGGACTTCGGGAAGGTCGCCGAACTCGACGCCGAACTGCGGGGGTTGACCGGTGAGCGCGAGGAACTGGAGCTGCGCTGGCTGGAGCTCGCGGAGGACGCGTAA
- a CDS encoding outer membrane protein assembly factor BamB family protein has product MSQPPPPPPPNEPPKEGFGAPQEPPPGGFGAPQEPPPGGFGAPQAPPPGGFGAPQPPQGPGYGYPQTSPPPSQPGYGYPGQQSAQPPYGYGHPQQPPTYPMQPQAPQRGGGRRMSGQAVIIVAAVVAVALIIGGGVLYATSSGKDDGGNNSSGGTGGTGGKKDKGGTGGGGTTGSNGAEKVPADTSSKVLFQVPAPSVAAGSSVTTVGSWLTGKVYAKSGNAEVDGYDPDSGAKLWTIKLPGPVCSASRHVTDAGRTAIVYEPAMPTKSQPSHGCSEVAALDLAAGKELWAKSVKSGDQKISLDNVTVSGDTVATGSTSGGAAFDISTGKALWSPKPTDSCYDAGYAGGDKLVAVRKCGAYVSARQLHIQTIDPKSGKVISEYKMSPGIEYASVVSTNPLVVAADVGDSAGDGSGISDFFSIDNRTGRLRIRISAPGKTYAAKCDGISKTEACTMLAVGNDKLYIPTEEHDGTGQYSQTNEIVAFDLGTGKQTGQRANAGDGYTISPLRMDGTSILAYKRPPYDKGGQIVSIDGTTFKETKLLENPATRSVRDAETSMLPDYAEILYGGGRLYMSAVYAHKPTGADDKEYLAIAFGAR; this is encoded by the coding sequence ATGAGCCAGCCGCCGCCCCCGCCGCCGCCCAACGAGCCCCCGAAGGAAGGGTTCGGTGCGCCCCAGGAGCCGCCGCCGGGTGGGTTCGGTGCGCCCCAGGAGCCGCCGCCCGGCGGTTTCGGCGCCCCGCAGGCACCGCCGCCCGGCGGTTTCGGCGCCCCGCAGCCTCCGCAGGGCCCCGGTTACGGTTACCCGCAGACGTCCCCGCCCCCGTCCCAGCCGGGCTACGGCTACCCGGGTCAGCAGTCCGCGCAGCCGCCGTACGGTTACGGCCATCCGCAGCAGCCGCCGACCTACCCCATGCAGCCGCAGGCTCCCCAGCGGGGCGGCGGGCGCAGGATGAGCGGCCAGGCGGTCATCATCGTGGCGGCCGTCGTGGCCGTCGCCCTGATCATCGGCGGCGGTGTGCTGTACGCGACCTCCTCCGGCAAGGACGACGGCGGGAACAACTCCTCGGGCGGCACCGGCGGCACCGGCGGGAAGAAGGACAAGGGCGGTACGGGTGGCGGCGGCACCACCGGTTCGAACGGTGCGGAGAAGGTGCCGGCCGACACCAGCTCCAAGGTCCTCTTCCAGGTCCCCGCGCCGTCCGTGGCCGCCGGGAGCAGCGTGACCACCGTCGGCTCGTGGCTCACCGGCAAGGTGTACGCCAAGAGCGGCAACGCCGAGGTCGACGGCTACGACCCCGACTCCGGCGCCAAGCTGTGGACGATCAAACTCCCCGGCCCGGTGTGTTCGGCCAGCCGGCACGTCACCGACGCCGGCCGGACCGCGATCGTCTACGAGCCCGCCATGCCGACCAAGTCCCAGCCCTCGCACGGCTGCAGCGAGGTCGCCGCGCTCGACCTCGCCGCCGGCAAGGAGCTGTGGGCCAAGTCCGTCAAGTCCGGCGACCAGAAGATCAGCCTGGACAACGTCACCGTCAGCGGCGACACGGTCGCCACGGGCAGCACCAGCGGCGGCGCCGCGTTCGACATCTCCACCGGCAAGGCGCTGTGGTCCCCGAAGCCCACGGACAGCTGCTACGACGCCGGGTACGCCGGCGGCGACAAGCTGGTCGCCGTGCGCAAGTGCGGCGCGTACGTCAGCGCGCGTCAGCTGCACATCCAGACCATCGACCCGAAGTCCGGGAAGGTGATCTCCGAGTACAAGATGTCGCCCGGCATCGAGTACGCGAGTGTCGTGTCGACCAACCCGCTGGTGGTCGCCGCCGACGTCGGCGACAGCGCCGGGGACGGCAGCGGCATCTCCGACTTCTTCTCGATCGACAACCGGACCGGCCGGCTGCGCATCAGGATCTCGGCGCCCGGAAAGACGTACGCGGCCAAGTGCGACGGCATCAGCAAGACCGAGGCCTGCACGATGCTGGCGGTCGGCAACGACAAGCTCTACATCCCGACCGAGGAACACGACGGCACCGGCCAGTACAGCCAGACCAACGAGATCGTCGCCTTCGACCTCGGCACCGGGAAGCAGACCGGTCAGCGCGCCAACGCGGGCGACGGCTACACGATCTCCCCGCTGCGCATGGACGGCACCAGCATCCTGGCGTACAAGCGGCCGCCGTACGACAAGGGCGGTCAGATCGTCAGCATCGACGGCACCACCTTCAAGGAGACCAAGCTCCTGGAGAACCCGGCGACCCGATCGGTCCGCGACGCGGAGACGAGCATGCTCCCGGACTACGCGGAGATCCTCTACGGCGGCGGCCGTCTCTACATGTCCGCGGTCTACGCCCACAAGCCGACCGGCGCGGACGACAAGGAGTACCTGGCGATCGCGTTCGGCGCGCGCTGA
- a CDS encoding outer membrane protein assembly factor BamB family protein, translating to MSQPPNEPPRGGFGAPQDQPPAEGFGPPQDPRQATPPPPAQPPQAPPPPQGAPAGPPQPGYGYPQQPGPYAQPGPYAQPGPYAQQPGPYGQPGPYAQQPGYGQAPAQGQGYGPGYGHPGQAPYPGPPGTPPPGIPGGSGNPFKGRPAVIIGAVVAALLVIGGTVWAVSGDGGDDGKKPVAEHSKDGKGGKETASQDPVNPGDGSGDGGGDPENLNDGRKAGEAKVLWYKQAPDAPGSGADAPGLWITGKAAVKAAYKQVFAYNVGDGKPTWAPITFPQKICAVTPQKTSDDKVVVAYMSGAGDGAKCNQLQQIDLATGAKGWNGKVADGALFDSTLSVELSLTGKTLMVGRSQSGTAYDATTGKKLWDKKNYGPACYPAAFAGGAKLLSVASCGAGSTTQHDEVQELDPATGKAEWTTKIPKGWRVVRAYSVDPVVLYMTNDDKKTVNVTTLKDDGGVRSQLSSKDSFAPECGFAIIDRDLPGCFGAVADANTLYLPTEAKTGANEVVAFNLATGKERWRVKSPADESMLPLKMDGTRLIAYVEPSYDAGGQVVSIPTTGSGHTPAKLLQNPQGTASIENGFYSKAVAYVDGRFYISTTRLTGNDQSREKLMLAYGK from the coding sequence ATGAGTCAGCCGCCGAACGAGCCGCCGCGGGGTGGCTTCGGAGCACCGCAGGACCAGCCACCGGCGGAGGGTTTCGGCCCGCCCCAGGATCCCCGGCAGGCGACACCGCCGCCGCCCGCGCAGCCGCCCCAGGCGCCGCCGCCCCCGCAGGGCGCGCCGGCCGGACCGCCGCAGCCGGGCTACGGCTACCCGCAGCAGCCCGGCCCGTACGCGCAGCCGGGGCCGTACGCCCAGCCCGGTCCCTACGCCCAGCAGCCGGGCCCCTACGGTCAGCCCGGTCCGTACGCCCAGCAGCCGGGATACGGGCAGGCGCCCGCACAGGGGCAGGGGTACGGGCCCGGGTACGGCCATCCCGGACAGGCGCCCTACCCGGGCCCGCCCGGTACTCCGCCGCCCGGCATACCCGGCGGTTCCGGGAACCCCTTCAAGGGACGGCCCGCGGTGATCATCGGAGCGGTCGTGGCCGCGCTGCTCGTCATCGGCGGGACGGTCTGGGCCGTCAGCGGCGACGGTGGTGACGACGGGAAGAAGCCGGTCGCCGAGCACAGCAAGGACGGCAAGGGGGGCAAGGAGACCGCGTCGCAGGACCCGGTCAACCCGGGTGACGGCAGCGGCGACGGTGGCGGGGACCCGGAGAACCTCAACGACGGCCGCAAGGCCGGTGAGGCGAAGGTGCTCTGGTACAAGCAGGCGCCGGACGCGCCCGGTTCGGGTGCCGACGCCCCCGGTCTGTGGATCACCGGCAAGGCCGCCGTGAAGGCCGCGTACAAGCAGGTGTTCGCCTACAACGTCGGTGACGGAAAGCCCACTTGGGCCCCGATCACGTTTCCGCAGAAGATCTGCGCGGTCACCCCGCAGAAGACGTCCGACGACAAGGTCGTCGTGGCGTACATGAGCGGCGCGGGCGACGGCGCCAAGTGCAACCAGCTCCAGCAGATCGATCTCGCGACCGGAGCCAAGGGCTGGAACGGGAAGGTCGCCGACGGCGCGCTCTTCGACAGCACGCTCAGCGTCGAACTGTCCCTCACCGGGAAGACGTTGATGGTCGGCCGCTCGCAGTCCGGCACGGCCTACGACGCCACCACCGGCAAGAAGCTCTGGGACAAGAAGAACTACGGCCCGGCCTGTTATCCGGCCGCCTTCGCGGGCGGCGCCAAACTGCTGTCCGTCGCGTCCTGCGGGGCCGGCAGCACCACCCAGCACGACGAGGTGCAGGAGCTGGACCCGGCCACCGGCAAGGCCGAATGGACCACGAAGATCCCCAAGGGCTGGCGGGTCGTGCGCGCCTACTCCGTCGACCCCGTCGTCCTCTACATGACCAACGACGACAAGAAGACGGTCAACGTCACCACCCTCAAGGACGACGGGGGTGTCCGCTCGCAGCTGTCGAGCAAGGACTCCTTCGCGCCCGAGTGCGGGTTCGCCATCATCGACCGTGACCTGCCGGGCTGTTTCGGCGCCGTAGCCGACGCGAACACCCTCTACCTGCCGACCGAGGCGAAGACCGGCGCCAACGAGGTCGTCGCGTTCAACCTGGCGACCGGCAAGGAGAGGTGGCGCGTCAAGTCCCCGGCGGACGAGTCGATGCTGCCGCTGAAGATGGACGGCACCCGGCTGATCGCGTACGTCGAGCCGTCCTACGACGCCGGCGGTCAGGTCGTGTCGATACCGACCACGGGCAGTGGCCACACACCGGCGAAGCTGCTGCAGAACCCGCAGGGCACGGCGTCGATCGAGAACGGGTTCTACTCGAAGGCCGTCGCCTACGTGGACGGGCGCTTCTACATCTCCACCACCCGTCTGACGGGCAACGACCAGTCGAGGGAGAAGCTGATGCTGGCGTACGGCAAGTGA
- a CDS encoding sodium:solute symporter family protein yields MPTPTHLAAGALHLASGPTNHLAEGLRLPTNGLDYTILGIYFVVVLGIGFAAKRSVRTSLDFFLSGRSLPAWVTGLAFISANLGATEILGMAANSAQYGVYTVHWYWIGAIPAMVFLGLVMMPFYYGSKVRSVPEFLLLRFDKWAHLLSSILFAFAAILIAGVNLYSLAIVVEALLGWPQWVAIVVAGFFVLAYITLGGLSSAIYNEVLQFFVILAALIPIAVLGLHRVGGWNGLTDSLDKSHGSHFTTAWGGTGIGSDNPLGANWLTIVLGLGFVLSFGYWTTNFAEVQRALSAKNLSAARRTPLIAAYPKIFIVFLVMIPGLVAAVLVPKIGTSGSGLQYNDAIPYLMQELLPNGVLGIAVTGLLAAFMAGMAANVSSFNTVFTTDIWAKYVVTDREDAYYIRFGRLITVIGVLASIGTAFLASSFSNIMSYLQTLFSFFNVPMFVVFIVGMFWKRASVKSGFWGLLAGTTAAMVNYFVIYKQGIIGIPSDQGANFVSAIAGFVAGAVVMVAVSLFTAPKPAEDLQGLVYGTRSPGTAEPPAAGDDAWYRRPALLGWGALILAAACYIPFSL; encoded by the coding sequence ATGCCTACCCCCACCCACCTGGCCGCCGGGGCCCTCCACCTGGCCTCCGGCCCCACCAACCACCTGGCCGAAGGGCTCCGGCTCCCCACGAACGGGCTCGACTACACGATCCTCGGGATCTACTTCGTCGTCGTCCTCGGCATCGGCTTCGCCGCCAAACGCTCGGTCAGGACCAGCCTCGACTTCTTCCTCTCCGGGCGCTCACTGCCCGCCTGGGTCACCGGCCTCGCGTTCATCTCCGCCAACCTGGGCGCCACCGAGATCCTGGGCATGGCCGCGAACAGCGCGCAGTACGGCGTCTACACCGTGCACTGGTACTGGATCGGCGCCATCCCCGCCATGGTCTTCCTCGGCCTGGTGATGATGCCGTTCTACTACGGCTCGAAGGTCCGCTCGGTTCCCGAGTTCCTTCTGCTGCGTTTCGACAAATGGGCACACCTGCTGAGTTCGATCCTGTTCGCCTTCGCGGCGATCCTGATCGCTGGCGTCAACCTCTACTCCCTCGCGATCGTCGTCGAGGCCCTGCTCGGCTGGCCGCAGTGGGTGGCGATCGTGGTCGCCGGCTTCTTCGTCCTCGCCTACATCACACTCGGCGGCCTGTCGTCCGCGATCTACAACGAGGTGCTGCAGTTCTTCGTCATCCTCGCCGCGCTGATCCCGATCGCGGTGCTGGGCCTGCACCGGGTCGGCGGCTGGAACGGTCTGACGGACTCGCTCGACAAGTCCCACGGCAGCCACTTCACCACGGCGTGGGGCGGCACCGGTATCGGCAGCGACAACCCGCTCGGCGCCAACTGGCTGACCATCGTGCTCGGCCTCGGCTTCGTGCTCTCCTTCGGCTACTGGACGACGAACTTCGCGGAGGTGCAGCGCGCGCTGTCGGCCAAGAACCTGAGCGCGGCCCGGCGCACCCCGCTCATCGCCGCGTACCCGAAGATCTTCATCGTCTTCCTGGTGATGATCCCGGGCCTGGTGGCCGCCGTCCTGGTCCCGAAGATCGGCACGAGCGGCTCGGGCCTCCAGTACAACGACGCGATCCCGTACCTGATGCAGGAACTGCTGCCCAACGGCGTGCTCGGCATCGCGGTGACCGGTCTCCTCGCGGCCTTCATGGCGGGCATGGCGGCCAACGTCTCGTCCTTCAACACCGTGTTCACCACCGACATCTGGGCGAAGTACGTGGTCACGGACCGGGAGGACGCCTACTACATCCGCTTCGGCCGTCTGATCACGGTGATCGGCGTCCTCGCGTCGATCGGCACGGCCTTCCTCGCGTCGTCCTTCTCCAACATCATGAGCTACCTCCAGACGCTCTTCTCCTTCTTCAACGTGCCGATGTTCGTGGTCTTCATCGTCGGCATGTTCTGGAAGCGGGCGTCCGTGAAGTCGGGCTTCTGGGGCCTGCTGGCGGGCACCACCGCCGCGATGGTCAACTACTTCGTCATCTACAAGCAGGGCATCATCGGCATCCCCTCCGACCAGGGCGCGAACTTCGTGTCGGCGATCGCGGGCTTCGTGGCCGGTGCCGTGGTGATGGTCGCGGTCTCCCTCTTCACCGCGCCCAAGCCGGCGGAGGACCTCCAGGGCCTGGTCTACGGCACCCGCTCACCCGGCACGGCCGAGCCCCCCGCCGCCGGCGACGACGCCTGGTACCGCAGGCCCGCCCTGCTGGGCTGGGGCGCGCTGATCCTGGCGGCGGCCTGCTACATCCCGTTCTCGCTCTGA
- the galT gene encoding galactose-1-phosphate uridylyltransferase: MKKTSTRLADGRELIYYDSRDDTVRDAVDRRPLEPTVTSSQVRRDPLLGDAVAIASHRQGRTYHPPADECPLCPSQGDRLSEIPDSSYDVVVFENRFPSLAGDSGRCEVVCFTSDHDSSFADLTEEQAGLVLEAWTDRTAELSHLPSVEQVFCFENRGAEIGVTLGHPHGQIYAYPFTTPRTALMLRSVAAHKEATDGGNLFDDVVARELAEGERIVLETEHWVAFVPYAAHWPYEVHLYPRHRVPDLLGLDEGARREFPQVYLELLKRFDRIFDGPGGEKEGAGEPPTPYIAAWHQAPFGPLEEFEGVNRDDFALHLELFTIRRTSGKLKFLAGSESGMSVFINDVPPEAAAQRLREVAST; this comes from the coding sequence GTGAAGAAGACCTCGACCCGGCTTGCCGACGGCCGTGAGTTGATCTACTACGACTCACGCGACGACACGGTGCGCGACGCGGTGGACCGGCGTCCGCTGGAGCCGACCGTCACCAGCTCCCAGGTGCGCCGTGACCCGCTCCTCGGTGACGCGGTGGCGATCGCCTCGCACCGTCAGGGCCGCACCTACCACCCGCCGGCCGACGAATGCCCCCTGTGTCCCTCCCAGGGCGACCGGCTGAGCGAGATCCCCGACTCCTCGTACGACGTCGTGGTCTTCGAGAATCGTTTCCCCTCCCTGGCCGGCGACTCCGGCCGCTGCGAGGTCGTCTGTTTCACCTCCGACCACGACTCGTCCTTCGCGGACCTGACCGAGGAGCAGGCGGGGCTCGTCCTGGAGGCATGGACGGACCGGACGGCGGAGCTGTCCCATCTCCCCTCCGTCGAACAGGTCTTCTGTTTCGAGAACCGCGGCGCCGAGATCGGCGTCACGCTCGGCCACCCGCACGGGCAGATCTACGCGTACCCGTTCACCACCCCGCGCACGGCACTGATGCTGCGCTCCGTGGCCGCGCACAAGGAGGCGACCGACGGCGGGAACCTCTTCGACGACGTCGTCGCGCGCGAGCTGGCGGAGGGGGAACGGATCGTCCTGGAGACCGAGCACTGGGTCGCCTTCGTGCCGTACGCCGCGCACTGGCCCTACGAGGTCCACCTCTACCCCAGGCACAGGGTGCCCGACCTGCTCGGCCTCGACGAGGGCGCACGCAGGGAATTCCCTCAGGTCTATCTGGAACTCTTGAAGCGCTTCGACCGGATCTTCGACGGGCCGGGTGGAGAGAAGGAAGGGGCGGGGGAGCCTCCGACGCCGTACATCGCCGCCTGGCACCAGGCGCCGTTCGGCCCGCTGGAGGAGTTCGAAGGCGTCAACCGCGACGACTTCGCGCTCCACCTCGAGCTTTTCACCATTCGCCGCACTTCCGGCAAGCTGAAGTTCCTCGCGGGTTCCGAGTCCGGCATGAGTGTGTTCATCAACGACGTGCCGCCGGAGGCCGCGGCTCAGCGACTGCGAGAGGTAGCGAGTACATGA
- a CDS encoding helix-turn-helix transcriptional regulator — MGVRLMVVDDHRLLAEALASALKLRGHRVLAAAAPAAGAAELVITRAPEVCLIGTATPAEPGMFDPVVKIKRERPQVAVLVLGPVPNPRGIAAAFAAGASGYVRHDERIEGVERAIMKARAGEAAVAPGLLQGAFSELLNPAAQPDDEGQRLLQMLTPREVEVLVRVADGEDTRLIAAGMGIAPSTARTHVQRVLMKLGVGSRLEAAALAARTGLLDRAGPVAT, encoded by the coding sequence ATGGGAGTGCGGCTCATGGTGGTCGACGACCACCGGCTGCTCGCCGAGGCGCTGGCCTCGGCGTTGAAGCTGCGCGGGCACCGGGTGCTCGCGGCGGCGGCGCCCGCCGCGGGAGCGGCGGAACTGGTGATCACGAGGGCACCCGAGGTGTGCCTGATCGGTACGGCGACACCCGCCGAGCCGGGGATGTTCGACCCGGTGGTCAAGATCAAGCGGGAGCGTCCGCAGGTGGCGGTCCTGGTGCTGGGGCCGGTGCCGAACCCGCGTGGCATAGCCGCCGCGTTCGCCGCGGGCGCCTCGGGATACGTACGCCATGACGAGCGCATAGAGGGCGTCGAGCGGGCGATCATGAAGGCGAGGGCGGGTGAGGCGGCGGTGGCCCCGGGCCTGCTCCAGGGTGCTTTCAGCGAGCTGCTCAACCCCGCGGCCCAGCCGGACGACGAGGGTCAGCGACTGCTCCAGATGCTGACGCCCAGGGAGGTCGAGGTGCTGGTCCGGGTCGCCGACGGCGAGGACACCCGGCTGATCGCGGCGGGGATGGGCATCGCGCCCTCCACGGCCCGGACCCATGTCCAGCGGGTGCTGATGAAGCTGGGTGTGGGGTCGAGGCTGGAGGCGGCGGCGCTGGCGGCACGGACGGGTCTGCTGGACCGGGCGGGGCCGGTGGCGACGTAG